The following are encoded in a window of Alkalibaculum bacchi genomic DNA:
- a CDS encoding amidase domain-containing protein → MIYNRNAAVQYALQYALNPNPDYVYFENDDCTNFISQCLRAGGAQNDYNNTHPWWYNNGQTSISWAVAHSLYWYIRTTTVENRSFGIKADTYYLANQDLYSRDIAGKVQIGDLIQYKNFQDRIQHSTIITGFDPITGEPVVSQHTFNGRNVTWRKNFKEAIFHHITSINR, encoded by the coding sequence GTGATTTACAATCGAAATGCTGCTGTTCAATACGCTTTACAATATGCTCTAAACCCTAATCCAGATTACGTGTACTTTGAAAATGACGACTGTACAAATTTTATCTCTCAATGCTTACGGGCTGGTGGCGCTCAAAACGACTATAATAATACACACCCTTGGTGGTATAACAATGGTCAAACTTCTATCAGCTGGGCTGTAGCCCATTCACTTTATTGGTATATACGAACTACTACAGTGGAAAATAGAAGCTTTGGCATAAAAGCAGATACTTATTACTTAGCAAATCAAGATTTATACTCTAGAGATATTGCTGGAAAAGTGCAGATAGGAGACCTTATACAATACAAGAATTTTCAAGATCGAATTCAACACTCAACTATTATCACTGGGTTTGATCCTATAACGGGCGAACCCGTAGTATCACAACATACCTTTAATGGAAGAAACGTAACCTGGAGGAAGAACTTTAAAGAAGCGATTTTTCATCATATAACAAGCATTAATCGCTGA
- a CDS encoding heavy-metal-associated domain-containing protein: MNRVHYYVIGLQNNTEKTQIKNALDKLDGVQMVNVDLGRGSIEVGFNEATGEDEIRKTIEHTACCKIKQ, encoded by the coding sequence ATGAATAGAGTACACTATTATGTAATAGGATTACAAAACAATACAGAGAAGACACAAATAAAAAATGCCTTAGATAAATTAGACGGAGTGCAAATGGTTAATGTAGATCTTGGTCGAGGCTCAATAGAAGTTGGATTTAATGAAGCAACAGGTGAAGATGAAATAAGAAAGACAATAGAACATACAGCATGTTGTAAAATTAAACAATAG
- a CDS encoding methyltransferase domain-containing protein — translation MKDKIIPLGKMKIKNNIKVFKCPICESSMEIVEYNSLRCKKNHCFDLSKNGYINFLLHNVKTEYNRSMLESRNIICKSGFFTPLIKKISEIITLQQIKSSNKINILDIGCGEGSHLSQIIENISNGSISYEGIGIDISKDGIHIASREYKECIWCVGDLTKNPFKNQSFDIILDVLSPSNYAEFNRILKKNGLLIKVVPGSNYLRELRDAFYNETEKETYSNERVINHFKKNYQLLSTHSLEYKAPIDKTNLEHLISMTPLSWKVSQERIQQVLHSDIQEISVEFTILLGQKSND, via the coding sequence ATGAAAGATAAAATAATACCTTTAGGTAAAATGAAGATAAAAAATAATATTAAAGTATTTAAATGTCCAATCTGCGAAAGTAGTATGGAAATCGTAGAATATAATAGCTTAAGATGTAAAAAAAATCATTGCTTTGATTTGTCAAAAAACGGGTATATCAATTTTCTTCTTCACAATGTAAAGACAGAGTACAATCGTTCTATGTTAGAATCTCGTAATATTATATGTAAAAGTGGATTTTTCACACCTTTAATCAAAAAAATCAGTGAAATCATCACTCTACAGCAAATTAAAAGCTCAAATAAAATTAATATATTAGATATAGGTTGTGGCGAAGGGTCCCATCTTTCTCAAATTATTGAAAACATATCTAATGGAAGCATCTCTTATGAAGGCATTGGTATCGATATTTCTAAAGACGGGATACATATTGCTTCTAGGGAATACAAAGAATGCATTTGGTGTGTAGGCGACTTAACAAAAAATCCCTTTAAAAATCAGAGTTTTGATATAATATTAGATGTATTATCCCCTTCAAACTATGCAGAATTTAATCGAATTCTTAAAAAAAATGGCTTACTCATAAAAGTTGTGCCAGGATCCAATTACTTACGAGAATTACGAGATGCCTTCTATAACGAAACAGAGAAAGAAACTTATTCTAATGAAAGGGTTATAAACCATTTTAAGAAAAACTATCAGCTCCTAAGCACCCACTCATTAGAATACAAGGCTCCTATAGACAAGACTAATCTCGAGCATCTAATTTCCATGACTCCTCTATCATGGAAAGTCTCTCAAGAAAGAATACAGCAGGTACTACATTCAGATATTCAAGAAATCTCTGTAGAATTTACTATATTATTGGGACAAAAATCAAATGATTAA
- the cooS gene encoding anaerobic carbon-monoxide dehydrogenase catalytic subunit encodes MSETILEKMEGRVSYHDSVEEMLRRIQTDGLSSVFSRWPEQEKIRCKFCLEGISCQLCTQGPCRINEKTGATKGVCGIGPDAMAMRNFLMHNIMGAATYGHHAYEAFRTLKATAEGKTSFKIKDIDKLKSMCATLGIDTNQDVNAMAIQLADLFDKEMKITPDEESLMVKAFAPKKRHDVWRNLHIYPCGVEHEVQNAIASCLTNVDGDYVSLATKALRLGLSTIYTAQIGLEMTQDILFGTPMPHEVNVDLGIMDPDYVNIAFNGHQPWIGVATLQKAKKAEYQEMAKKAGAKGLRIVGSIETGQELLQRFEVDDVFVGLMGNWLSIEPFLATGTVDALVMEENCSPPAIDQYAEKYQVALISVSTIIGVPGCETNMPYYPSKADEMADKCIELAIENFKKRHGKITPMVPKHVQKAIAGFSTEAVLGAIGNDLNTLVDVISKGQIKGVVALANCSTLRNGPQDWNTVNLTRELIKRDILVVAGGCGNHGLEVAGLCNLDAAEMAGEGLKGICKALGIPPVLSFGTCTDTGRISMLVTALADHLDVDIPDLPIAVTAPEWMEQKATIDGIFTVAYGCYTHLSPTPFITGAPNLVKLLTEDVEGLTGGKVAIGDDPVEVAKGIEAHINSKRKKLGM; translated from the coding sequence ATGTCTGAGACAATTTTAGAAAAAATGGAAGGTAGAGTCAGCTACCACGATTCAGTTGAAGAAATGTTAAGGAGAATTCAAACCGATGGCCTTTCTAGCGTATTTTCAAGATGGCCAGAGCAAGAAAAAATACGCTGTAAATTTTGTTTAGAGGGAATAAGCTGTCAACTATGTACGCAAGGTCCTTGTCGTATTAATGAAAAGACAGGAGCTACCAAAGGAGTTTGTGGCATTGGACCAGATGCAATGGCTATGAGAAATTTCCTTATGCATAATATTATGGGTGCTGCCACTTATGGACACCACGCTTATGAAGCTTTTAGAACCCTAAAAGCTACTGCTGAAGGAAAAACATCCTTTAAAATTAAGGATATAGATAAGTTAAAATCTATGTGTGCAACACTTGGAATAGATACAAATCAAGATGTAAATGCTATGGCTATTCAACTAGCAGATCTCTTTGACAAAGAAATGAAAATAACTCCAGATGAAGAAAGCTTAATGGTTAAGGCTTTTGCTCCTAAAAAACGTCATGATGTTTGGAGAAACCTTCATATCTATCCTTGTGGCGTCGAGCATGAAGTTCAAAACGCCATTGCAAGTTGCTTGACAAATGTAGATGGAGATTATGTTTCTTTAGCAACAAAAGCTCTTCGACTTGGACTTTCTACTATTTACACTGCTCAAATAGGCTTGGAAATGACTCAAGATATTTTATTTGGAACTCCAATGCCTCATGAAGTAAATGTAGACTTAGGGATTATGGATCCTGACTATGTAAATATTGCCTTTAATGGTCACCAACCTTGGATTGGCGTTGCTACTTTGCAAAAGGCAAAGAAAGCAGAATACCAAGAAATGGCCAAAAAAGCTGGTGCAAAAGGTCTTCGAATTGTAGGTTCCATTGAAACAGGGCAAGAATTACTACAAAGATTTGAAGTAGACGATGTCTTTGTAGGATTAATGGGTAACTGGCTTTCTATCGAGCCCTTTTTAGCAACAGGAACTGTAGACGCACTCGTTATGGAAGAAAACTGTTCTCCTCCAGCGATTGATCAATATGCAGAAAAATATCAAGTAGCTCTCATTAGCGTAAGTACGATTATCGGAGTACCTGGTTGTGAAACGAATATGCCATACTATCCTTCAAAAGCAGATGAGATGGCAGACAAATGCATTGAATTAGCTATAGAGAACTTTAAAAAGAGACACGGAAAAATTACTCCAATGGTACCAAAACATGTACAAAAGGCAATTGCTGGTTTCTCTACTGAAGCAGTATTAGGTGCTATTGGCAATGATCTAAACACCCTAGTAGATGTAATCTCAAAAGGACAAATCAAGGGAGTTGTAGCTCTAGCAAACTGTTCTACATTAAGAAACGGTCCACAAGACTGGAATACCGTAAACCTTACTAGAGAATTGATAAAACGGGATATCTTAGTTGTTGCTGGTGGTTGCGGGAACCATGGTTTAGAAGTAGCTGGACTTTGTAATCTAGACGCTGCTGAAATGGCAGGAGAAGGTCTAAAAGGCATTTGCAAAGCTTTAGGAATACCTCCAGTATTGAGCTTTGGTACTTGTACAGATACTGGTAGAATCTCTATGCTCGTAACTGCTTTGGCAGATCATTTAGATGTAGACATCCCTGACCTTCCAATCGCCGTCACAGCACCAGAATGGATGGAGCAAAAGGCAACTATAGATGGTATCTTTACAGTAGCATATGGCTGCTATACACATCTATCTCCTACTCCATTTATTACTGGAGCACCAAATCTAGTAAAACTTCTGACAGAAGACGTAGAAGGGCTTACAGGTGGTAAGGTAGCCATAGGGGACGATCCTGTAGAAGTTGCTAAAGGCATTGAAGCTCATATTAATAGCAAGAGAAAAAAATTAGGAATGTAG
- a CDS encoding cold-shock protein has translation MANFTGTVKWFDNDRGYGFISTNDGKDVFLHHSQVKEKSHDKDIHEGEELTFDIREDEKGPAAINVQKM, from the coding sequence ATGGCTAATTTTACTGGAACTGTTAAATGGTTTGACAATGATAGAGGCTATGGGTTTATTTCTACAAATGATGGAAAAGATGTTTTTTTGCATCATTCTCAAGTGAAAGAAAAAAGCCATGACAAGGATATACACGAAGGGGAAGAACTGACTTTTGATATAAGAGAAGACGAAAAAGGTCCAGCTGCAATTAATGTTCAAAAAATGTGA
- a CDS encoding uracil-xanthine permease family protein codes for MENQNTIRGYLPDERPPFLELILFAIQQIVVMFPATVLVALITGFHVSTTIFASGLATLGFILVTGRKIPLYYGSSFSYIAAIASIMSADAFAGYSLNDKISIAQFGIIMSGFVSIVAGFVIQKSGKKMIDKVLPPTVTGSIAIIIGLSLAANAMGNASAVPANVLEVNQATASSYAWVIAVVTLIATILYSVYLRGKLSQLPILFGLLTGYAVALIIGNVTGIQFVNFNTIVSDSIINMPIFTFPKPTVAAVVAIMPIAIATIPESTAHIYQLDIYVNELAKRKGKKERYNIEDKLGLNLIGDGLGDIISGFIGGPAGTNYGENISAMAISKNFSVPVLIVAAIITMVISCFTPLINIIYSIPTSVIGGLSIYLFGVIAAQGITIMMDKKVDMFSSKNLAVIAVILIIGLGGTYQFEGGMIPMFGTQLPALATAAIVGIALNLLLSIGERD; via the coding sequence ATGGAAAACCAAAACACAATACGAGGTTATTTACCTGACGAAAGACCACCTTTCCTAGAACTTATTCTATTTGCAATTCAACAAATTGTTGTTATGTTTCCAGCCACGGTCTTAGTAGCGCTTATTACAGGTTTTCACGTTTCAACGACAATCTTTGCAAGTGGTTTAGCAACCTTAGGGTTTATTTTAGTTACAGGTAGAAAAATACCACTATATTATGGCTCAAGTTTCTCTTATATTGCAGCAATTGCTTCAATAATGAGCGCAGATGCTTTTGCAGGTTATTCTTTAAATGACAAAATCTCAATTGCACAATTTGGAATTATCATGTCTGGTTTTGTTTCAATTGTAGCAGGCTTTGTCATTCAAAAGAGTGGAAAGAAAATGATTGATAAAGTGCTTCCACCAACTGTTACAGGAAGTATTGCCATCATTATTGGTCTATCTTTAGCTGCTAATGCTATGGGAAATGCCTCAGCTGTCCCAGCAAATGTTTTAGAAGTAAATCAAGCTACTGCAAGCAGTTATGCATGGGTTATTGCAGTTGTTACTTTAATTGCAACAATTTTATATTCCGTTTACTTAAGAGGTAAGTTAAGTCAATTGCCAATTTTATTTGGACTTTTAACAGGTTATGCAGTAGCACTCATCATTGGAAATGTAACAGGAATTCAATTTGTAAATTTTAACACTATCGTATCTGATAGCATTATAAATATGCCTATATTCACATTCCCTAAACCAACTGTGGCTGCAGTAGTGGCGATTATGCCTATTGCTATTGCTACAATCCCTGAATCAACAGCACATATTTATCAATTAGATATTTACGTAAATGAATTAGCAAAGAGAAAAGGTAAGAAAGAAAGATATAATATTGAAGATAAACTAGGGTTAAACCTTATTGGAGACGGTTTGGGAGATATTATATCTGGTTTTATCGGTGGACCTGCTGGTACAAATTACGGTGAAAACATCAGTGCTATGGCCATATCAAAGAACTTCTCTGTACCAGTACTAATCGTAGCAGCTATCATTACTATGGTGATCTCTTGCTTTACACCACTTATTAATATCATTTACTCCATTCCAACATCTGTAATAGGAGGATTGTCTATTTACTTATTTGGCGTTATCGCAGCGCAAGGTATTACAATTATGATGGATAAAAAAGTGGATATGTTTAGCTCTAAGAACTTAGCAGTTATTGCGGTTATATTAATCATAGGATTAGGTGGAACATATCAGTTTGAAGGCGGCATGATTCCAATGTTCGGAACACAACTTCCAGCACTAGCAACAGCAGCTATTGTAGGAATAGCGTTAAATTTACTTCTTTCAATAGGGGAAAGAGATTAG
- a CDS encoding alpha/beta-type small acid-soluble spore protein, with the protein MSRRKQKAGLEQFKQECARDLSINLKQGYNGDLTSKEAGSVGGEMVKRMVRAYEEKTNQNQNMQ; encoded by the coding sequence ATGAGTAGAAGAAAACAAAAAGCAGGATTAGAACAATTCAAACAAGAGTGTGCAAGAGACTTATCAATAAATTTAAAACAAGGATACAATGGAGACTTAACTTCTAAGGAAGCAGGATCTGTTGGTGGAGAAATGGTTAAGAGAATGGTTAGAGCTTACGAGGAAAAAACAAATCAAAATCAAAATATGCAGTAG
- a CDS encoding class A sortase, with amino-acid sequence MKKTISTLLIIIGILLVSLPYISDFMLKLSNDANSKEIDKITWEDIEKNQESKAEFNLDSVQDVNLTRTLLGSRNLDRNLIIGQLIIPDIDLSLPILKGISERNLLGGVGTMKKDQKMGQGNYTLAGHYVSRKDTLFGGLMDIKEGSTIYMTDKKTMYEYIVYKIEIVQDTAIEMLSDDRSNEREKPIASLMTCYYSSKTGKRFFAIGELVDQYPYIEQ; translated from the coding sequence ATGAAAAAAACAATCTCAACACTCCTTATTATTATAGGGATTTTATTAGTATCTCTGCCTTATATTAGTGACTTTATGTTAAAGCTATCAAATGATGCCAATAGCAAAGAGATAGATAAGATTACATGGGAAGATATTGAAAAAAACCAAGAAAGCAAAGCTGAGTTTAATTTAGATTCTGTTCAAGATGTGAATCTTACGAGGACACTATTAGGTTCAAGAAATCTTGATAGAAATCTTATTATCGGTCAACTGATTATTCCTGATATTGATTTGAGTTTGCCAATCCTAAAGGGTATTTCAGAGAGGAATTTGCTAGGTGGAGTAGGCACCATGAAGAAAGATCAAAAAATGGGTCAAGGCAATTATACTTTAGCAGGCCATTATGTTAGCAGAAAAGATACCCTTTTTGGAGGGTTAATGGATATTAAAGAGGGAAGTACGATTTACATGACAGATAAAAAGACGATGTATGAGTACATCGTCTATAAAATAGAAATCGTGCAAGATACAGCTATAGAAATGTTATCCGATGATCGTTCTAATGAACGGGAAAAGCCCATCGCATCCCTTATGACCTGCTATTATTCTTCTAAAACCGGCAAAAGGTTTTTCGCCATAGGAGAGCTTGTAGACCAGTACCCCTATATTGAACAGTAG
- the zupT gene encoding zinc transporter ZupT codes for MDFNNVIFAFGLTLFAGLSTGIGSLLALFTKRTNYKFLSLALGFSAGVMVYISMIEILPKSKDYLITELGGELGPWVSVASFFAGILIIAIIDKLVPTEDNPHEPHIAEEIKMVEYINQHDKHSNHKLKRIGVLTALAIAIHNFPEGLATFVASIEDSSLGIPIAIAIAIHNIPEGIAISIPVFYATGNRKESFKLSLLSGLSEPLGAIIGYFLLYAFFGSMKLFIGILFGIVAGIMVFISLDELLPTARAYAETHLAMYGLVAGMAVMAVSLLLFM; via the coding sequence ATGGACTTTAATAATGTTATATTTGCATTTGGGCTTACCTTATTTGCAGGTTTATCTACAGGGATTGGAAGTCTTTTAGCCCTTTTTACAAAGAGAACAAATTACAAGTTTTTATCTCTTGCTCTTGGGTTTTCTGCAGGGGTAATGGTTTACATATCTATGATTGAAATCTTACCAAAATCCAAGGACTACCTTATTACAGAATTAGGAGGTGAATTAGGTCCTTGGGTTTCAGTTGCTTCTTTTTTTGCGGGAATATTAATTATTGCTATCATCGATAAATTAGTGCCAACTGAAGATAATCCCCACGAGCCACATATCGCCGAAGAAATCAAGATGGTTGAATATATAAATCAACACGACAAACACTCTAATCACAAATTAAAAAGAATTGGCGTCCTCACGGCGCTCGCTATAGCCATTCACAATTTTCCTGAAGGTTTAGCAACTTTTGTAGCTTCTATAGAAGATTCTTCATTGGGTATTCCTATCGCTATTGCGATTGCGATTCATAATATACCTGAGGGAATTGCTATATCTATACCTGTCTTTTATGCTACTGGTAACCGAAAGGAATCTTTTAAGTTATCTCTTTTATCAGGGCTATCTGAACCTCTTGGGGCAATAATTGGATACTTTTTACTGTATGCCTTTTTTGGCAGCATGAAATTATTTATAGGCATTTTATTTGGTATTGTAGCTGGAATTATGGTATTTATCTCCTTAGATGAGTTATTACCAACAGCAAGAGCCTATGCTGAAACACATCTAGCAATGTATGGATTAGTAGCTGGAATGGCTGTCATGGCCGTAAGTTTGTTGCTTTTTATGTAA